CCGGTGCTGGGGCCATCGTCTGGTGAGGCGAACGCGAGCAGCTACGAACAACTGATCAGTGATGGATTCCTCTTGACATGGCAGCCACCCTCTGGTAAGTTAGTTCACTCCTGAGTTTAACGAGGTCAATTTGAATAATTGCTTTCGTTCCCAATACTAAAATCGCGGTATATTAGCGCTGGCATTACTATAAAGTGCCATAGTAAAAATGTAAGAGCGGAATGTATTAGGGAAGGGCGAGAGGCAATTAATACTACTTTTGGCATTTTTATTTGGGCTGTGTTCTTATGTTAGACGAAGATAgaaaattatctattttttataattattttatagtataaacaataaaattaattactataaaattaaaaatatactttagaaataaaagatgattaatttttatatagaattttaaaaaatcattatttaaCTGTTTAGAAAAACCATAGAAACCAATGGATAAGGGTCCCTTTGAATaacaggaatgaaaaaacacaggaatctgacaggaatgtaggtataaaacagaggattgcaaaaagagaaaaacataggaataacCGTTTAATTGGagcacaggaaaaacacacgAATTTAAGaagagatatagactcaaaggattttttctataaagttcaaacctcttgttaaatttccttcaaaacttgtataagaatatgtatttcatagaaatttcataggatttatagggttcattcttttgattcaaatgattttgtagaaaaaattcctatagaataaaatactctaaaatttctatgaaattcTTTTGAAGCAAAGGGGCCTAATTGGGAAAAAGAACCCACCCATACCATTGTGCAGATGTAAACAGTAAACTCTCGTGGGCACGCTAGAAGATTCGACAATTGCAGCTCTCATCCTATTAGATCCCGTAAGGTCCAACACAGCATATTTGTCCAACTAGATCTTTTGGCGGAAGGAAGCATAACCACAAAAACTTTTattaagaattaaaaaataatttataagtaaaacttttatatatgtaattttagtgttctaaaataaaaattgaaaatgaactataaagaaaaattctaaaagtaactctaaatttaaaatttgacttatagccataattataaaaagaaaagatgaaagcTATAGGCGTCACCGTGCAGTTTACACTAGAGAATTGGCGCATTGCCCATTTTTCCGAAGGAGAGGAACATTGGCACTCAAGAACCGAGTCAAGAGACTCAAGACGTACTCTTCGGGGCATTATTGGCCCGTCGCGTAATAATTGCCGCGCTCAAGTTCTTCGGAGCCCCTCGCTCGTACTACTTCGCATTGACAGGTTCATTTTTCGTAATTTCGTTCCCTGTTCTGACTTCTCAACTGCACTACGGGATTCCCCATTTATCCAGCATGCCTCCGCTCCTGCTGCTGGTCGCTTCCTTCCTCAagttgccggcgccggccagctCGGCGAACTCGGCTAGCCCTGGGTGCTCGCTTGCGTCGTCATGCAGCAACCTGACCATCTCCTATCCGTTCTGGATACGGGAGCTGCCCGGCCAGCCGCTCTGCGGGTCCCCGCCCTTCCAGCTCGGGTGCAACGCCAGCGGCGCATAACTCGCCCGCTCCATGTTTGGGGCGTATCGGGTTGATGGCATCTTCACCGGGAACAACTCCTTCCGCATGGTGGACGAAAACCCCCCGCTCGCCACCGGCTGCCCGGGGCCGTCGTTCAACATCTCTTACGGCATCTGGCAGGCGCCGTTTCATCATCAGCAAAGCCAACGCCAAGCTTCACTTCCTCTCGTGTAATCAGTCGCTTCCAGTGGCTCCTCCAGGCTTCCGCAGCCAACCTTGTGCCACTGCCAATAACACCTCCTTTGTCCGGCTCGCTGTCGACGGCATCCAGGGAgggaccccgccgccgccgggctgcAACTTCACGGTGGTGCCGACCCTTGAACGTCCCGATGGGAGTAGGGATGGTTATGTTGGCAGCATGAGGAGCGGCTTTCTCCTGGAGTGGGCAGTGGTGTCAGAGGATTGTCCTATATGCGTAGCAAGCGGAGGGCAATGCATGTACGCCGACGGCCTCCGGTTCGCCTGCAATTGCACCGAGGGGATGCAAATTGGGAAGTGTGGTGAGTTTGGGAAATCAAAAGAGCACGGTAAATTTGTTTGTCCATTTAGTGCATACAGTGGCTTAAACAAAAGGAATGTGGGCATCGTTTCACTATGGAACTGGACTAACTGGAATACCGGATTGGGTTGCCTCAGTACTCACCAAATGATTATGTTCCAGAAACCATAACCCTCAGAGCTCAGATTTGTGTGGCCAAAACTCTATAATCAGTTGAAGGTTGTGCACAAAAGCATCGGCTGCATTCCAAGCCAATGCCAGGATGCCAACTCGTAAACGCTATGCTGCACCCGCCATCTAGAAAGCAAAACTATCATTTTCATTCAATCTGTGTAATTACAGTAACTTTCAAGTTGCTATGTTTTCACATAAACTGTCATCTTGTTTTGTGCAGACTTGTTTGGACATATCCTTCTTTGAATTTGCTGGTTTTCATTGATATATCATTACATTTTGCAGGAAAGAGTAGGAGGGGGttcaagttgattttgatcGGTATGTTCTTTGTTGCAAGTATTTTGCTTAGTCATCCGCAAAGTGTAAATTCAGGAAGATaactaaaatatcaaaatgcATAATTGACAAGACATGCTGGAATCTAACTTAAACTTTACTCATTCTTTGTTTATTCCAGTTTCGCTGTCTGCTACAGCCAGCTTGATTCTTACATGTCTTGTTTGGATTGCATGCcatcaaaaggaaaaaggcaCTTTGTTCACCATCCGGAAGTATGCAGCTGATGAATCAAAAATAGAGGAAGTACTAAAACAATATGATTCGCTCGCTCCACAGAGGTATAACTACTCAGAtctaaagaaaataacaaaatctTTCAAGGATAAACTTGGAGAAGGTGGCTATGGCATGGTATTCAAAGGTATCCTACAAGATGGCCGCATGGTAGCAGTGAAGCTCTTGACAGGAACAAAAGGCAATGGGGAGGAGTTTCTGAACGAAGTAATCAGTATTGGTAGGACATCTCATGTGAATATTGTCAGCCTGCTTGGATTTTGTTTACAAGGATCTAAGCGAGCACTTGTTTATGAATACATGGCCAATGGTTCGTtggataattatatttattcagAAGAATCAAAAATTGTTGTCGGATGGGAAAAATTGCAACAAATAGCAATTGGCATCGCACGTGGTTTGGAGTATTTGCATTGCAGGTGTAATACCCGTATAATCCATTTTGATATCAAGCCTCATAACATCCTTCTAGATGAAGACTTCTGCCCGAAAGTTGCAGATTTTGGATTGGCAAAACTGTGCCGCCTCAAGGATAGTGCCCTCTCAATGGCTGAAGCAAGaggtacagttggattcattgcTCCAGAAGTATTTTCTAGAGGTTTTGGAGTTGTGTCCACTAAATCAGACGTATACAGCTATGGAATGCTACTGCTAGAATTGGTAGGAGGAAGGAGGCATGTTAATCAAACTACCACCCATTCCAGTGAAACTTATTTTCCCAACAGGATTTATGATTGTTTAGTTGAAGATTTGCAAACTCATGCACTCATCACTGAGGCGGAAGAGATCACCAAACTGATGACAATAGTTGGCCTGTGGTGTATACAAACTAACCCAGAGAATCGCCCTTCCATTAGTAGGGTCATAGAAATGTTGGAGAAGAATTTCAATGAATTGGAAGTGCCACCCAAACCGTTCCTGTCATGATTCATGTCTCTACcatgtatcattttttttctcccaaccatgtatcattttttttgtcctaaCCAAATATCTGCTCGGACTGTTCATTCCACATGTTCCATAACTGAGTACTGAAGGCAAGAAGTATATTGTTGGTGGACCGAGCTTACTAGGAATGCATGAGTATTAATAATAACTCAATGAACCACAtaatttttctgaaaaataagcGCAGGCCAATGCTGCTTCACTTTTTACACGCAATATTAGGCAGTACATTTCCACTCCAAAATTCTTTTATgtgatattaatttttatttattcacatccgattttttattttatttgtcccGCTATGGAAAGAACATT
This is a stretch of genomic DNA from Oryza brachyantha chromosome 1, ObraRS2, whole genome shotgun sequence. It encodes these proteins:
- the LOC102708374 gene encoding LEAF RUST 10 DISEASE-RESISTANCE LOCUS RECEPTOR-LIKE PROTEIN KINASE-like 2.4, whose translation is MPTEMGLIACICMAASASPMSTASLLLLCSSLSLVAVTADEQVAGPCSPRTCGNVTISHPFGFVPEQETDTKCGRLGFEVHCSNSTPYLGYYRRKYRFQVLDIFYGNGSLLVADVHKLEDFKNSSSKGCHVMTANTSSKVGLPFSVSPVNLNLIFYNCTAETAAVAAARRDSGLLETKCSGGTTLVRVAGHYNDSDSYEQYMVEGCGATLVPVLGPSSGEANASSYEQLISDGFLLTWQPPSAAHNSPAPCLGRIGLMASSPGTTPSAWWTKTPRSPPAARGRRSTSLTASGRRRFIISKANAKLHFLSCNQSLPVAPPGFRSQPCATANNTSFVRLAVDGIQGGTPPPPGCNFTVVPTLERPDGSRDGYVGSMRSGFLLEWAVVSEDCPICVASGGQCMYADGLRFACNCTEGMQIGKCGKSRRGFKLILIVSLSATASLILTCLVWIACHQKEKGTLFTIRKYAADESKIEEVLKQYDSLAPQRYNYSDLKKITKSFKDKLGEGGYGMVFKGILQDGRMVAVKLLTGTKGNGEEFLNEVISIGRTSHVNIVSLLGFCLQGSKRALVYEYMANGSLDNYIYSEESKIVVGWEKLQQIAIGIARGLEYLHCRCNTRIIHFDIKPHNILLDEDFCPKVADFGLAKLCRLKDSALSMAEARGTVGFIAPEVFSRGFGVVSTKSDVYSYGMLLLELVGGRRHVNQTTTHSSETYFPNRIYDCLVEDLQTHALITEAEEITKLMTIVGLWCIQTNPENRPSISRVIEMLEKNFNELEVPPKPFLS